From the genome of Thauera chlorobenzoica:
GACGGTGTAGAGGCCGCGTAGTGACAGCGTGGCGATAACGAAAGGGAAGGCGACGCGGATGCCCTTGCGGATCCAGGGCCAGTCGATTGCGCGTTGCAGGGAGGCGCGATCGAAGCCGCGCAGGCGTGAGGCGCCGAGTAGGCAGGCAATGAGCACGCCGAGCGTCCACGCGGCGAGCACGAAGCCGAGCGTACGTTGTGCGGGATCGAGCCACATCCACAGGGCAGCGATGACCGCCCAGGCGCCCGAACGCACGAACAGGACGATGCTCGCCCAAAGCGGTTCGGAGATGGCGACCAGCAGACGGTTAAGCTCCTGCGCCAGGTGTTCGAGCGCCAGCAGCGGGAAGAACCAGATCGCCAACTGCCAAGGCAGGAAACCCAGCCAGAACAGTAGCAGGCAGAGCGGCAGCAGCGCCGTATAGGTGATGCCGTAGAACACCCCCTGGTCGCGCAGCTTGCTCGCCCAGGCGTGTCGATCTGTGACGATGAGTTCGCGGGTGGCGAAGGTGTAAAAATCGAAGCCGAGCGCCATCAGCACGTAGAAAACGGTTGCGGACAGCAGCCCGTAGAGGCCGACTTCCGCCGGCTCCAGAAACTTAGCCAGCACGAAGATGAGCGCGAACTTGCTCACCAGCGTGGCGGCACGCAGGGAGAGGTTGAGGAGGCGCTTGGTGGGGGAGGGCACTATGGGGCTGCGGGGGCGTTGGTTGAATCAGGGCTTGGTGTGGTAGCCGCCTGTCTTGGGAAGGGAAATTGGGGTCAGACCCCGGTTTTCCCCGAACTCCTTGGCCTCGATTTTCGCATTCCTCATGTGTCGAGCCTCTGGAATGCCTGTGTCTGCACGCGATATGGCAGGCGTGCGCTTTCGGCGATCGGCAGGCATGCATTGTTGGCCAGTAGCGCGGCGATGGTGGTCTCGCTGACCTCGAAGTGGTCGGCAGCGTCTTCCTGGGCGGACTCGGAGTAGTCGCCGTCCAGAAACTCGACCAAGGCGTCGATCGGGCACAGCAGTTCGGCGGCGAAGGCACGCTGGCGTTTTTGCGTGGCGGTGGCGAGGTCGGATTCGACCAGCCAGTCGGACTCTGCGCCCGTCCGCATCATGTATTCGCCAACCAGGCGGGCAAGCTCGAAGCGTTTGCCGATGGGGTGCCGCTTTCGCGGCAGGAAGTCGATCAAGCCTCGGGCAGTCGGCTTGGCAATCCCGACGGGGTGTTTTTGCTGAGGCTGCCAGGCAGCCTCCTGGCTTTGGGTGATGCCGAGCAGGTCGAGCAGTTGAGCGTTGTTGATCGGGGCGCCGCAGTTGCCGAGCTGTTTGCGCAAAGCGCGGGCTGCGGTCATGCCCCGCTGCCACGGGGGGGTGGTGGGGCTTGGCGTGTGGGGGCTGGGTGTGATCTGCGGCGCGCCCATCAGACCGCGCGCGTCCTTGAGCGCTTCAAGCTGGTCGAGCGCCGTGCCGTGACGGCTTTTGCCGAAAATAGGGGCGAGTTCGGACATCGCGCTGGTGCCGGTTGCCTCTTGCAGGCGCAAGGCGTGGGTGATGTGTTCGGCGGGGCATTCTTCGGGCTCGAAGCCCAGTTCGGCTTCGAGGGTGCGGCGCGCGCGGGCGCGCTCGTCGCTCATGTCTTCGCGCACCGCTGCCCACAGGGCAGCGAGGTCTGTGCTCCGATGGTCGCACGCCTCGGCGCGGTAGATGACGTCTTCGATGAACCGGGTGACGCCAAGCTGGAAGTCGGCAAGCAGCACAGCGCGGGGGGCATCGAGATTGCAGAGATAGTTTGCGGACTGTTTCGGATTGTCGGCTTGATGCGCCCAGACGTTGATCGACTGGCCGTCTGCCGCAAAGACGACTCGCGGCCACACGTAGCCGTGGTTGGCCGCGCCGAGCTCGTGGGCCATGCGCCAATCGACGTCTGGCTGGGGGCCGGGCGCCGGAAGGGGCTCGAAACTGAGCCGCCACCAGGACGCGGCGAGCCACATCGCCAGCGGGTATGCGGAGACCAGGATGTTGTCGCGCACGGTTCTGGACCAGGTGTCCAGATTACGCGTGAGACAGGCGTCGCCAAGGCGAATCGCCAGCCACGCCGACCTGTCACGCAGGAGCGGGTCTGCGTCGCCGGTGGCTTGCCAGTCGAGGTCGAGACGAAACTCAGTCATGCATGCTCCACCGTGAGAGGACTTCGGCGGCGAGCGGGTCGCTTTCGGGCATAGGGTAGCCGTGATAGACCCCTTTGGCCGCGTTCTCGAGCTGGGCTTCGAGCGGAATGCCGCTCGAGAGGTCACCGACCACACGTTCTTGGGGCATTCGCCTTCGTGGCGATCGCTGATCAAGCCTTTGCGAACGCCGGCTTGCAACACGTGTAGCGCCTCGCTTCTGCGGAACAGCGCTGCGGTATCGCACAGCGACTTGCCCGGGCGAGGATCAGCGGGTGGCGTCAGGCCAAAATCACCGGGGTTCCGCTTGTGCTCCGGATTGCCGCCGTAGCGCACACGCTGCGCGAGCGCGTCCAACGCCACCTGCGACGCATGGCCCGAAGAGGCGATGCGTCGCTTGGGGTTGAACTGCTTGTAGCGTGTTTTCATAGGCGTTAATTGGTGGGCGTTAATTGGGGTCAGACCCCGGTTTTCCCAAGCGCGAGTGATGAAAGGACTCATGTGCGCTTGCCTTCCGCATGCACAAGCAATTCTCGACCCATCTGCGTAAGGCGGTAGCGCTGCAGGCGGCTGTTGGGTTTGTCGGGCATCGTCATTTCGATCAGGCCCAGATCGAGGAGACGGCGGATCTGTTTGTGCAGCTCTCCGGACACGGTGGTGTGACCCAGCGCTCTCGCCAGTTCGGCCTTGCCGGACGGCTGGGTGCCGAGTTGCAGGACGGTCTTGGCCGCGAGTTTCGACTCTAGCCGTGACTCTAGCCGTGACTCTAGCCGTGACTCTAGCCGTGACAGGCTGGCTCGATCATCGTTTGTATCTTGGTGGGTGTCTGACGGCGGCAACTCCGGCGCATGTTGCTGCGCCAAGCGAATGCGCAGTCGTAAGCCAGTGGCGATCTCCTCGATGACCGGTTCGGGCAGCGCCTGCCGGCTCGCTTCATCGAAAATGCGCCGGATGCCGCTGCCCCATTGCTCAATCAGTCCGAGTTCGCGGAACACGCGGGCGATGACAGGGTTGCGGATGCGGGAGACACCGCTTTTCATGTCCTCGATGGTCATTCCCGGCAGCAACAGGCCTGGGCTTTCGATGTCGATGCGATCGTCAAAGAAGGCCACGCGGATCGGCGTGCCGCGCTGGGCGTAGTCGCTGTGAACCAGGGCGTTGACGATGGCCTCGCGCAGCATGGTCAGCGGGATGCTCCAGACGTCTTCGCGCCGCATGGCACCGAAGCGTGCGGTTTTGAAGGCGTGCTTCTTCAGGAACAGCTCGATCTCTTCGACGGCGTCGGGCAGATGGGCGTGCGCTTCGTGCTGGTCGAAGATGTCCGCCTTGTCGAGCCCACGGAAGCGTCCGCACTGTATCCAGGCGTCGGGAAAGTGCTGGTCCCGCGTCTTGCCGAACAGCAGGACAGCGCCGCGTGTGGGGACGAGGCGGCCTTGTTCGGTGCGCAGCAGCTTCAGGGTCTGCAGGGATTTTTCCTCCAGCGTCCGTGTTGGGCCGAAAACACGTGCCATGGCGG
Proteins encoded in this window:
- a CDS encoding lipopolysaccharide biosynthesis protein — protein: MPSPTKRLLNLSLRAATLVSKFALIFVLAKFLEPAEVGLYGLLSATVFYVLMALGFDFYTFATRELIVTDRHAWASKLRDQGVFYGITYTALLPLCLLLFWLGFLPWQLAIWFFPLLALEHLAQELNRLLVAISEPLWASIVLFVRSGAWAVIAALWMWLDPAQRTLGFVLAAWTLGVLIACLLGASRLRGFDRASLQRAIDWPWIRKGIRVAFPFVIATLSLRGLYTVDRYWIEALGGLEQLAAYVLFVGIANAIMSFLDAAVFTFAYPALIASAGKGDRAAFDRQMRRLGQHTLAVTLGLSIAAILCAGPLIDWLDRPSYTQHFGLLYWTVLAAALSGISMIPHYGLYARRNDRPIILAHLASLPIFFVASLSLIPLLGIAAVPAAMALAFLFLLLAKLFAFKRCGPLVAPV
- a CDS encoding ImmA/IrrE family metallo-endopeptidase encodes the protein MTEFRLDLDWQATGDADPLLRDRSAWLAIRLGDACLTRNLDTWSRTVRDNILVSAYPLAMWLAASWWRLSFEPLPAPGPQPDVDWRMAHELGAANHGYVWPRVVFAADGQSINVWAHQADNPKQSANYLCNLDAPRAVLLADFQLGVTRFIEDVIYRAEACDHRSTDLAALWAAVREDMSDERARARRTLEAELGFEPEECPAEHITHALRLQEATGTSAMSELAPIFGKSRHGTALDQLEALKDARGLMGAPQITPSPHTPSPTTPPWQRGMTAARALRKQLGNCGAPINNAQLLDLLGITQSQEAAWQPQQKHPVGIAKPTARGLIDFLPRKRHPIGKRFELARLVGEYMMRTGAESDWLVESDLATATQKRQRAFAAELLCPIDALVEFLDGDYSESAQEDAADHFEVSETTIAALLANNACLPIAESARLPYRVQTQAFQRLDT
- a CDS encoding ATP-binding protein, with amino-acid sequence MPHPIDHLLQQPEGKTLEFKRDLSSPRNVLKTLVAHKGTVAGEVFDEQPMPELGLDDLDTTAMARVFGPTRTLEEKSLQTLKLLRTEQGRLVPTRGAVLLFGKTRDQHFPDAWIQCGRFRGLDKADIFDQHEAHAHLPDAVEEIELFLKKHAFKTARFGAMRREDVWSIPLTMLREAIVNALVHSDYAQRGTPIRVAFFDDRIDIESPGLLLPGMTIEDMKSGVSRIRNPVIARVFRELGLIEQWGSGIRRIFDEASRQALPEPVIEEIATGLRLRIRLAQQHAPELPPSDTHQDTNDDRASLSRLESRLESRLESRLESKLAAKTVLQLGTQPSGKAELARALGHTTVSGELHKQIRRLLDLGLIEMTMPDKPNSRLQRYRLTQMGRELLVHAEGKRT